In the genome of Nonomuraea sp. NBC_00507, the window ACCGAGGATCCCGCCCCAGTACGTCTCCGCCCCGAAGTGCAGCGTGTGCCAGTGCCAGTAGGAGACCATCTCGGCGCCGCGCGCGATCAGCGCCCACGCCGCCTGGCGGAGCTGGCCGTCGTACGGCGGCAGGTTCAGCCCGGGACCGGCGATGGAGGTCGCGTTCGTCTCGGTCACCCAGAACCGCCCCTGCTTGGAGGCGTACATCCGGTCGGCCGACTGGAACAGCGCGGTCGGGCTCGAGGTGTACCAGGTGTGCTCGCCCGGCTCGTCGGCGGTCAGCGCGTCCTGGGTGAGGTAGTAGGCGTTGCCGCTGGTGATCGTCAGGTGCCGCGACAGCTCCATGTCGTGCAGGGCGGGCCGCTGGTAGGCCAGGCACGTCGTCAGGACGCGGTCCGCCGGGACCAGCTCGCGCACGATCTCCGCCTGCCACCCGATGAACTCGGTGGTCAGCTCGGCCTGGAAACGCCGCCAGGCCAGATCGTAGGACGGCGTCGTGTTGCCCTCCGGCCGCCACAGCTCGGCCCAGTCGCCGATCCGGTGCGACCAGTACGTCAGGCCCCACTCCTCGTTGAGCCGGTCCACGTCGTCGTACCGCTTGGCCAGCCAGTCGGTGAAGCGCTCGAAGACGGTCTCGTTGTGCATGAGGTGCAGGCCCGGCTCGTTGTCGAGCTGGACGCCGATCACGGCCGGGTGGCCGCCGTGCCGCCGGATGACGGTCCTGATGACCCGCTCGGCGTAGTGCAGGAAGAGCGGCGAGGTGAAGTCGGCCTCCTGCCGCGCGCCCCACGGGATGCGGCCGCCGCCGGGCCGGACGATCGCCAGCTCCGGGTGCTTGCGCTGCAGCCACGGCGGGATCGCGTAGGTCGGCGTGCCCAGCAGAACGCCGATGCCGCGCTCGTGCGCGCCGTCCAGGACGGGCGTCATCCAGTCCAGGTGGAACTCGCCGTCGCGCGGCTCCCACGTCGACCAGACCGACTCGCCGACCCGGATCGTGTTGATGCCCGCCTCGGCCATGAGATCGAGGTCACGGTCGAGGCGGGGGTCCGGCATGTACTCCAGGTAGTACGAGGTGCCGAAGCGGATCATGCCGTGATGGTATATTTATTCAATGGCGCATGTCAATGCACATGATCT includes:
- a CDS encoding beta-galactosidase, which codes for MIRFGTSYYLEYMPDPRLDRDLDLMAEAGINTIRVGESVWSTWEPRDGEFHLDWMTPVLDGAHERGIGVLLGTPTYAIPPWLQRKHPELAIVRPGGGRIPWGARQEADFTSPLFLHYAERVIRTVIRRHGGHPAVIGVQLDNEPGLHLMHNETVFERFTDWLAKRYDDVDRLNEEWGLTYWSHRIGDWAELWRPEGNTTPSYDLAWRRFQAELTTEFIGWQAEIVRELVPADRVLTTCLAYQRPALHDMELSRHLTITSGNAYYLTQDALTADEPGEHTWYTSSPTALFQSADRMYASKQGRFWVTETNATSIAGPGLNLPPYDGQLRQAAWALIARGAEMVSYWHWHTLHFGAETYWGGILGHSLEPGRVYKEIATLGAELETAGDDVSGLVPDAEVGFLYSHDSKWALGFQPPFDDAYESVVAALYRGAADAGLQARFLSEPDPALPVLVAPALYCLTPELAEALKAYVEGGGHLVLTFLSGYADAEARARAEVAPGPLRELAGVRYLEYSTLLRPVPLRGGGQATRWADGLETDDAEPLDWYDHPHFGRWPAITRNGTVTYVGTLPDRDTLRQLFREIAQPRLASDDPRVTLRSAVNRRGERLWFAHNWSDRETAVTLAAPGIEVTGSREPVAAGPLRLGPCDVRVIRA